The following proteins are encoded in a genomic region of Corylus avellana chromosome ca4, CavTom2PMs-1.0:
- the LOC132179592 gene encoding stearoyl-[acyl-carrier-protein] 9-desaturase, chloroplastic-like, which translates to MAVKLNNFSFQSLPSVALLPARAQRSPKFSITSTIYSSSKGKAMSSGRAGEANVNVVRPMLPPKNDEIFKSMEDWVRSDILILLKPVEKSWQPHDFLPNPTSDGFIEQVNELRERAKDIPDDYFVVLVGDMIVEEALPSYHTLLGSSNIFYDETGCDNTPWATWARGWSAEENRHGDLLNKYLFLSGRVEMKQIEKTTQYLIGSGTDFGPRTSPSYLTIYTSFQERATFISHANTAKLAMKYGDKKLAQICGTIAADEKRHETAYTKIAGKFFELDPNEAIIAFSDLLRRKVSMPGHLMYDGNDENLFYHFSNVCSRIGVYTARDYVTILEHFVGTWNVEKLSGLSSEGREAQDYVGGLVQRLRSLEERAQARAKKAPAVPFSWISGREV; encoded by the exons CAAGTTTTCTATAACTTCCACCATCTATTCCAGCTCTAA AGGGAAAGCAATGTCTTCAGGTCGTGCCGGAGAAGCTAATGTTAACGTAGTCCGTCCTATGCTACCAccaaaaaatgatgaaattttcAAATCCATGGAGGATTGGGTTAGGAGTGATATCTTAATTCTCCTAAAACCTGTCGAGAAATCGTGGCAGCCACATGATTTTTTGCCAAATCCTACCTCAGATGGATTTATTGAGCAAGTAAATGAACTTAGGGAGAGAGCAAAGGACATTCCTGATGACTACTTTGTTGTCTTAGTCGGTGATATGATTGTGGAAGAAGCCCTTCCATCTTACCATACACTTCTCGGCAGCTCAAACATATTTTACGATGAAACAGGTTGCGACAATACTCCTTGGGCAACATGGGCAAGGGGATGGAGTGCAGAAGAAAACAGACATGGTGATCTTCTCAACAAATACCTCTTCCTTTCCGGGCGAGTGGAAATGAAACAAATCGAAAAGACCACACAATATTTGATTGGGTCAGGAACG GATTTCGGCCCCAGGACAAGTCCCAGTTATTTAACTATCTACACATCGTTTCAAGAAAGAGCAACATTTATCTCTCATGCTAATACAGCCAAGCTTGCCATGAAGTACGGGGACAAAAAGCTTGCACAAATATGTGGCACAATTGCCGCAGATGAGAAGCGTCACGAAACTGCTTACACCAAAATAGCTGGGAAGTTTTTTGAGCTTGATCCAAATGAAGCAATCATTGCCTTTTCTGACCTGCTGAGGAGGAAAGTATCAATGCCAGGCCACTTAATGTATGACGGCAATGATGAAAATCTTTTTTATCACTTTTCTAATGTTTGTTCCCGAATTGGGGTGTACACGGCCAGGGACTACGTAACAATATTGGAACATTTTGTTGGTACATGGAATGTGGAGAAACTAAGTGGACTTTCCAGTGAGGGACGAGAAGCCCaggattatgtaggtggattagTTCAAAGACTGAGAAGTTTAGAGGAAAGAGCTCAAGCAAGGGCAAAAAAAGCACCCGCTGTTCCTTTCAGCTGGATTTCCGGTAGGGAGGTGTAG